From a single Chiloscyllium punctatum isolate Juve2018m chromosome 31, sChiPun1.3, whole genome shotgun sequence genomic region:
- the LOC140457206 gene encoding uncharacterized protein → MEKRWKCEDCGKGFDYPSLLEIHRRSHTGERPFICSVCGKGFTKSSSLMYHQRIHTQEKPFSCTYCGKKFRQSCNLTAHQRIHTEERPFSCTHCGKKFRQSSNLTAHQLIHTGEKSFICSVCGKGFAQSSGLWSHQRIHTGNKLFSDTSCTRKLKSSTGLTSQDDPREKPFICSVCGKGFSQSGSLLLHQRIHTEERPFSCTQCGKRFKHSNTLTAHQRIHTGEKPFTCSKCGKGFAQSSNLVVHQRIHAEEKPLNCTHCGKSFRSSSNLIAHQRTHTGERRFICSVCGKGFTQSASLMLHQRIHSGEMPFSCTQCGKQFRHSSTLSAHQRVHTGEKPFICSVCGKGFTHSSGLWSHKRVHTGERQFSCIACGKRFRSASDLNVHKRVHTGERPFTCSTCGKGFTLSSNLLTHQRIHKRQQSLNSAVNHVQDL, encoded by the coding sequence ATGGAGAAACGATGGAAATGTGAGGACTGCGGTAAAGGATTTGATTATCCATCTCTGCTGGAAATTCATCGACGCAgtcacacaggggagagaccattcatctgttctgtgtgtgggaagggatttactaaATCATCCAGCCTCATGTACCATCAGCGAATTCACACTCAGGAGAAGCCATTCAGCTGCACTTACTGTGGAAAAAAATTCAGGCAGTCATGCAACCTCACTGCACACCAGCGAATTCATACTGAGGAAAGGCCATTCAGCTGCACTCACTGTGGGAAAAAGTTCAGGCAGTCTTCAAATCTCACTGCGCACCAACTAATTCACACTGGTGAGAagtcattcatctgctctgtgtgtgggaagggattcgcTCAGTCATCAGGACTTTGGTCCCACCAGCGAATTCACACTGGGAATAAGTTATTCAGTGACACTTCCTGTACAAGGAAGTTGAAGTCTTCAACTGGCCTCACGTCACAAGATGATCCTAGAGAGAAGCCATTTATCTGCTCTGTGTGTGGAAAGGGATTTAGTCAGTCAGGTAGCCTCCTGCTACATCAGCGAAttcacactgaggagaggccattcagctgcactcagtgtgggaagaggtttaaGCATTCAAACACCCTCACTGCACACCAGCGAATTCATactggggagaagccattcactTGCTCCAAATGTGGAAAGGGATTTGCTCAGTCATCCAACCTGGTAGTGCACCAACGAATTCACGCTGAAGAAAAGCCATTAAACTGCACTCACTGTGGAAAGAGTTTCAGGTCTTCATCCAATCTCATTGCACATCAGCGCACCCATACAGGGGAGAGAAGGTTCATCTGttctgtgtgtgggaagggattcactcagtcagCCAGCCTCATGTTACACCAGCGAATTCACAGTGGGGAAATGCCGTTCAGCTGCACTCAGTGTGGAAAGCAGTTCAGACATTCATCCACCCTCAGTGCACACCAACGGGTTCATactggggagaagccattcatTTGCTCCgtatgtgggaaaggattcacacATTCATCTGGCCTTTGGTCTCACAagcgagttcacactggggagaggcaaTTCAGCTGCATTGCCtgtggaaaaagattcagatctGCATCTGATTTGAATGTACACAagcgagttcacactggggagaggccattcacctgttctacttgtgggaagggatttactctgtCATCCAATCTGCTGACACATCAGAGAATTCATAAGCGTCAACAGAGTTTGAATTCAGCTGTTAATCACGTTCAAGATTTATAG